Genomic segment of Zootoca vivipara chromosome 4, rZooViv1.1, whole genome shotgun sequence:
TTATTGGGATTTAATATTCAGGCTGGGCTGGCTTGCCATTTTGAGCCAGGGAAGCCATAGAACTAGGATAGAGCAGTAATGTATCTGAGAAAGTTTACAAGTGCCACCCCAATAAGTTCTGTGCACCTCTTTCCAAATGACATTCATACTTAAATGATACGAAAATCAAATACTGAGCACGCCAATATCCTTTATTCCACATCTAAAGTAAAATCAATAATTACAAGACAAGACACAAGTATTTCTTCTAAACAGCCCTATGGGAGAAGTTACCACATAATGCCTTCTCCTGAGCTTCAGTTGAAGCATTGCATGCTGGCTACTGGGCACCCAAAATTGGTACACTCACTTGTCTTAttagagcaggcacaggcaaccttggctctccagatgttttggaactacaaatcccatgatccctgaccactggccctgttagctagggatcatgcgagttgtagtcccaaaacatctggagagccaaggttgcctgtgcctgtaTTAGAGGGAAGCTCTTCCATCCTTCTCTCTCAAAAAACAACTTTctccttgatttttttaaaactaaaagacAAAGAGCTGCCAGGTCCACAGGAGGCAGCTTCCCTACCTTCCTGCCCTTACTAGACAGCCCAGCAGAGACTTGCCATGGAGTTTTAAGGAAATGTGGGCACTGAAAGTGGCTGCAGAGCAGAGGTTGTACAATCTATAGCTACGAATGCAAgcatctgtccattttggttctcctagcttcccttttcttcccttttcttccagattcagttctctacatttctgcagcaatgtgGGATTTTGTGTGGATTTCTCCCAATACATAGATTTTTGTAGACATCTTTGATTAATATCCACATTCTtgcaatttcctctaatacaaGAATTTTTGCGAAcattttttcattggagaattttATCAAAAAATATCTGATAGTGTGAATTtggaaggacagctgtgtttcattcCTCATTGTTATGGAAAGTGAAAATTTGATACCTTTAACAGAATCAAATCTCTCTTCTGTTCCCATTCACAGCAGACCAGAAGAATAAGACACAAACATCCCTTGGCCACCTTGAAAGTAAGGAAGTTCAAAGAAAAACTGCAGCCCAGCACTTGAGGATTTTGAAATTTTATCCTTTGATCATTCTTTAAATAGAATTTCTTTTCTCATAAATTTCTCAAcaattgttttgttaaaaaagcaggataattttttttttacacacaattTTAGCTGCCAATACACTTTTTTAGTATATCCACCAACCTTCAATTTAACACATACTAGCAGAGTGCCTTGTCTAATTCCACTATTTGTACAACTTCACTGCGCTAGATCCAGCTACAGTGCAAtgaaacacatacagtggtaccttggttctcaaacttaatccattccggaagtctgttccaaaaccaaagcattcgaaaaccaaggcacactttcccatagagagtaatacaaaatggatcaatccgttccagacttttaaagacaacccctaaaacagcaatttgacgtgaattttactatctaacgagaccattgatccataaaatgaaagcaataaacaatgtactgcagtcacagaatcaatcaatcagtagctgaactgggttccacagtatcacataagcaaaacaaaaagagccacgaaaacaaaaacgcaaaataaatagcaaaaacagacagacctcagtgtaacaatcaaaacggaagcgtggcactcaaattggaagcataacactctaaacagagcacattcggcttccgaaaaaagttacTTCCTTCTCGGTTTGCAGTGTTtgtgttccaagttgtttgagaaccaaggtaccactgtacttcatttgaTTTTGACAGTGTATGTTGGTACTGTAACTGTTTTAGCAGTTCCAACTTGAACCAAGCAATCATTGAGAGGTAAGGCAAGACTTGACAAGTACATTGTCCACCCCTGCTCTTTACCATGAGGTGCCTTCTAGACATTGCTGCCCCCATGGTCAAGgtttaggggtgatgggagctgcagctcaaCATCATCAGGAAGGTTCCTTGTTGCTTAGCCCTGGTGTAGAGCTTCAATACAGGACAAGGCAAATAAAAGACATCATTCACCActtctttatttaaaacaaaaaacatttgtcCGTTCACATTTTGGTCCTTTTCGAGTATTTCCTTAATCCTACAAGAGACAAAGCAACAAAAACAGCTCCTACTGCAACTACAAGGGCTCTCTCCCATTCCTTTGACAAGACTGGACTACTCCAATAGGAACCTGCAAgagataattaattaattaattaacctgCTAATTAATAACCACAGAACTCCAGTTTTCTTGTGATTCAGCGAAGTCCTAAACAGAGAGGTGCATGCAAGACTTTCGTACATCAGCATTTTCACACGATCCACCTTGCCATATACCATTTGCCCACCACTGCCATATTTCTTCAAATTCTTCTCACAAGGCTACCAATGGAGAAGCCTTTTTGCCCACACATGACAAGCATATGCCACAGAGGACCAGGCTGCCCTCTGGGCCCATCTATGTAACAAAGTTCTTTACGTATGTAGCGTAAGCTTGAACCATAAGCACATCCATGCAACTGAAAGGTTGCTGCTCAGAAGAGGCTTAAGAGGGCTCTGCTCATTTCAAGTTCCTTAATTGTTCTTGCTCTTTATGACCAATATaggaataaaaaaaaccaaaatgcagcagtgTAGCCTTTAGCTTACAATTCATGCATCCGAGCCAGTTATGAATTTGGCAGATTAGAGCTATATTAGGAATAGTAAGTCAACATACAAATACAGTTTCGAGGTCATGCCCATGAAAAGAATAGGATCCAATCCATCATGATATTTTATGGCAACAGtcattatctctccccccccccaaaaaaaatcacattcccATCTCAATAGTCACTTCCCTCTCACCTTTCTGTTTGACGTTGTCCTGTTCTTTCTCCATCTGGAAGTCTACAGGTCCTTCTGCCATCACTAGGCTCCTTGGAGTGTCCTGTAGGGCTTGGTTCTCAAGCGATCTCCTGGCTATTTGACGAGAGAAGTTAGCAGACAAGCGATTAATACAGACGTTCCAGCTCTTGCGCTGATCGTGTCTCCCCTTTCCTTTCACTATCAGGATTACTACTGAGGCACTCAAGGGAGCTTTGCCTTGAAAGCTGCATTCGAGGCAGTTGCTAGGCTTTCTGGGAAGCCATAAGCATTCAGCACCTCATTCTGCTAGTTACTCCTGCAGAGCAGCACACTGTGCTAAATGCATTTACACATATTGTCAGATCTCATGCACAAAAGTCCACATAAAGATCTGAATTGGCCTCCCACAGAAGAGTAATTTAGGGACGGTTGATGCATAAATCCTCCAGAGGTGACACTGCAAGTTTGTTTCGTTTTGCATCTGGCAGAAAGCACCTTGAAAATTTGTACAGAACTGTCTATTCATCACAGCCTCCTCTCTGCATCGGAGTGGAGAACCACCGGCTCCAGGGCCAAATGCAGCCATCAAACCTTTAAACTCTCTACAGACCACAGCCCCtcactgtttttgcctggctggaatatggaACTAGATCCTGCTTGCCATTTGGGTCATTTCTTCTGCACCAACAGTTCCTAACTGCTCAAGGGAAGTCAACTCTCATTGTTACAAAAGGAAGAAATTATTCTATATCCCCTTTTAGaagttttggaaaagaaaaacaaaatggcagtTGAATAGCTGGGGAGCCACTACCTCTGATCCTAGGACAGTGAGCCATGCAGGATTCCACTGTTGATGGGACACAAGCAGCAGCGCTGCAGTGGAAGTAAACCTGGCAAAAGACAGTCAGAGTCATTCACGCCTGTTAAAGGTACAAATCTCAGAGGGTTGTTCTATACACTGCCCACCTATACTCACAAATCCTTTAACAGGCATACTGTGCATTCCAAGTCAATTGTCCCACCCAAACCTGGTGTTAACAGCATTTAACCAGACTTTGCTGTGCTTAAACACAAGTAGATGGACCTTCATTGTGGAATGGTCctgcattaagaaaacaaaatgacTGAAGGTAGCTGCAGGGTTCTGTACGTGGGCTCCTCTTTCGTTATATATCTGGGACCCTCAGACCTCCCACCTGGCTCTCAGGACTCCTTCCTCTTAGACCACATCCACACCCTCCCTGAAAGCTTTTGCGTGCCTCGAAATGTGCCCTGCAACTGTGTTAATGCTTCTTCTTTGCATAGAtgcatggaggatagagagtTAGGCTATGATTTTGCATGACTGGAATGCAGCCTATAGTATGGAGAGATAAAAGTCGCATTCGTTGTTCAAGTCCCCACTAGCATACAGCCCTCAAGACTGTTGCTCAGGACGGCATGTCAGCCTTAGGGCAAATGCAGCTCTCTACCTCTATTGCATAGAGTAGGAGCAGAAACAGTCACATTGTGGAAGGCTGTGtgtctggactccagctccttgCGACAAGCTTGTACACACATCTCCAGAATCCTGCACAATTAATGACTGTAAAACACATTGCTGTTTAACAAGTGCACACATAATAATTTTCTCTGGCTATCCgaatggtatacagtggtacctcggtttatgaacacctcggtttatgagttttcggtttacgaacgctgcggacccatctggaacggattaattcactttccattactttcaatgggaaagttcgcttcagtttatgaacacttcagtttatgaacagacttccggaaccaattacacccatgcttcaggttaagtacgcttcaggttgagtattccatagacccgtctggaacggattaatccactttccattactttcaatgggaaagttcgcttcagtttatgaacgcttcagtttatgaacagacttccagaaccaattgtgttcataaaccgaggtaccactgtatgcccaaagatgggggggtggggagcagttcCAATGAAAGACGATTGGCAattaaaactgatggaatacgcaGAGATGGCGggacttactggaagaataagaaatcaagatgagaGACTTTCTTTTagtagaatggggaaaatttgttgCGTACAGTATATGGAGACCATTTGTATGTAATTTAAAATGTTAGCAGGACTGACATAAACATGAGCAGTAAGAAATAACTTAAAGGGAGTCAAAAGGTTAAATTTGTAAATAGGTTTGAGTTGGTTATGCAGTAAGATTATGATGTAAAATGAAccgctgtgggggggggggggaatccaaagaaAATGCAGGCTTAATTTGTTTAGacttcattttttgttgttgagatattgcaaaatgcaaaaatgggaaaataacttttaaaaaacaccatcGTTTTCCCAACAATGGTTCATGAtagatggctcagtcagtagagtatgagactcttaatctcagggtcatggattctggcaccatgttgagcaaaagggagttggactagattgccctcatggtcccttccaactctacaattcaatgattctgtggTTCAGTAATCTGATTCAGAATAGtaatctattccaggcatccccaaactgcggccctccagatgttgtggcctacaactcccatggtccctagctaacaggaccagtgttcggggaagatgggaattgtagtccaaaacatctggagggccaaagtttgggggtgcctgatctattcTCATGCATCACCCTTTCACAAGCTAGGACCCTGGTGAAACTGGGGAGCTCTTACTGGTCCAGTAAGTGCCTGCCGGGAAGCAGTGCTGAAAGTGCTGATGACAAAGCGTTGGTAGTGAGATGGAAATGGTAGCCCTGAAATTTCTCCCACGAGGATGAACCGAGTCTGGTAGTTGTCTCCTTCATATGGACACCTGTAAGAGGAAAACGCTGCATTATGCAAAAAGCTGTTCAGTAGTCTCAAATTCCTAGCTTATCTTGGAGGTCTTGCCTGTTCATTAAGATGGGCCACTGTGGCCTCTGCAGGGGGTTAGTACTTGGTGTGGCCCAGCACTCATGAAGAACCAAGACAAGGTCTGGGTCTGTCCGCTGCAGGATCCGTACTTCCAGGAAAACAGAATCCCTCAGGAGCTTGACTACAGGGTAGTCCCCATTAGCATAGTATTTGCTGTACTGTTGGTCTGCAGAATACAAATATTGGAAATGGTTACACACCACCGACAGAGAAGGATCGCAACACCATGGCTTTAAAGGTTTTTATATTGTTGGAAACCACTATGATATAGCTTTatgatgcagcagaaaaaaatatttttatgaagAAATGAATTGGCCATGGTTCACTGAGTTGGTGGATGCTGTAGTTCATTTGCAGGGCCCAAGGCAAGGCACCCTGCTCCTGCTTGTAGCCTCCTGTTGTGGCTGTCTTACAAAGATCCAGCAGCGTGCCCAGTTAATCCCTCTTAATCATCAAAATGTGTTTGTATCATGTGCAGCCTTCTATTGTTTTTTTCCTTGGAAAGTCAGTTAGTAGACACAACAATCACATTGCACCATGCACAATTCTTAGCAGGAAGTTTGCTATTCTCATGAAGTTACTTCCCCATAAGTCCCTTTGTTCCAGTTCAGTCTTTGGGGAAAGTTTGAAGATTGAGTATTAGGCTTCCAAGCTTTGCCTGTTCGCACTATTGCAGAGGGGTGCAGACAGCTACTAAACAGCCGATTCTTTACAATACATGCAAGCAAGAAGTACACGAAGTGGAGAATAGAGGTGTCAGAAATTATGACAGCCATAGATTTTCCTCTCATTGACATGATGACACTTACCAGTAGCAATTCTAAGCTCGAGGCTGAGTGGGCCAAACTGAGTGACTGACAGTGGAGGCGGCAGGGTGAAGACTTGTACCATAAGTGGGAGGAAGCTCCCTGTTGAATACCTGCAGCTGACATGCAGTCTAGTGAAGAGCAAAGATAAAGAAGTTAGGTATTGGGGAAGAGCCACCGCTTGGTAGTAGAGCATCTGGCTTTGCAATCAGAAGGCTCCTGGTTCAATCCAGGGAAGGACCTCTCTCAAAACTTGAGAGCTGCTACCAGGCAATGCAGACAATAATGTGCTAGATAGACCAATAGCCTTAACACTGTAGTTTCCTGTGTGCCCAGATGCCATTATGTGTGAGTGCCAGTTACTATTACAGTACCTGAAGGTGCTATCTTGCATGAGTGAtccagtgttccagtttttgacaTCATGGTGTGCTACCAGCTCATTTGCATATATGCCCTGATCGCCTGCTCCCTGTTTTTAAACATTAAAGATTAGTTGGGATTAATCCAGTTTATTTGCCCTGCAATCCTGCACCCAGAGAAGAATGAAGGAAACCTAAGAAGAGTCAAACATTTCTGAACCATAAAGTGCACTCTTGAGAATACTTGTAAATTTAGAGGGGTTGCATCAATTGCTCACTTTCTCCGGCCTTAAGAAATTCAGAGCTTCCTcgtggatgggaggttgcctgctcttgatgatgTTACAATCTGTTATACAGTTtgggctcaggtggccttggtggcacagagtgcttccatcagctttgggctggtggcccagctgtgcccctatctggataGGGATAgtctaacttctgttgtctatgcccCGGTAACCTTTTGGTTAAATTACTGCGATGTGTTATACCTTAGGCTGCCTCtcaagacggtttggaaacttcagctagtgcagaattcagtggccaggttgctcaccagggaaaacggtttgagcatattgcaccgatcctggcccaattgtactggcagccagtgcatttctgagcccaattcaaagtgctgattttgacctagaAAGCTTTAAAATGGTTCAGGACCATGGTACCTCAAAGATCACCTCTGCCCATATGAACCAATTTGGTCATCTAGCAGATTACTTTCCTCAGTACCTTGTCCAATTCCTGCCTCCCCTCACCCCTGTACATTTTCAGATCAGAGGAAGTATGCATGGATTTACAAGGGCTTTATAAACACAGTCCATACTAGCCTATGCTTTTCTGTGCATCTCTTCCCACTATGCCTGAGGACTTCAGCTATGGAATGGCCATGCAAGAGGCTCCTTTTGTTGTCCCCAGACTTACCTAAAACCAGAATAGTTCATCCAGGTATAATAGTGCCGTACAGTCAGagagaagggtcatagctcagtagtgactttgcacgcagaaggtcccaggttcaatccccttcatctccaggtagggctgggaatgtccccaacctgaaaccttggagagttgctgcctcTCCATGTAAATGATACTGAGCTACAACTTAGCCAACTTAGCCCCGTAACTATGGGTGCCCGGGGCTCTGGGTGCAATGCATCgtgcaccaaaatttgtgggtgcccagccccttcatagGGAGTTTTTtaggtgctcgggcacccagggcccaagcaagttggcacctatgctgagctggatggcccaatggtctgactcagtgtaagtaCGTTTGCAAGCTGGCTGCTTAAATCAGGAGTTTTCAAGGCAGGTGGATTCCTACCAGAAATGTAGTTCCGCAGGAAGAGAGCGGGAATTTGTAGAGGACAAAGGCACCGTTCTTTGTCACAGGAACACAACCACTGCCATATCCACTGACAAGATGCACAGAGTCCAGAATTAATGACGGCAGAGTCACATCCCTGGACACTGCAATTGAGAAGTAGCCATCTGGAGTGCAGTGTGTAGTCACTGAAAAATGAAAGCCAAAAGCATTAGCATGGAATTCCACCATAACagaagaccacataacaccggtcctgaaagacctacattggctcccagtacgtttccgagcacaattcaaagtgttggtgttgagctttaaagccctaaacggcctcggtccggtatacctgaaggagcgtctccacccccaccgttctgcccggacactgaggtccagcgccgagagccttctggcggttccctcactacgagaagccaagttacagggaaccaggcagagggccttctcggtagtggcacccaccctgtggaatgccctcccactagaggtcaaagagaacaacaattaccagacctttagaaggcatctcaaggcagccctgtttagggaagcttttaatgtttgatggatttctgtattttaatgtttgatggatttttgtattttagaatttctgttttgttggaagccacccagagtggctgggggaacctggccagatgggcggggtataaataataaattattattattattattattattattattattattattattattattgtttctagAATTAACCATCCTTCCTTTTGTTGTCTAGCCACCTGGCTCCAAATGGAAGGCAACCATTTCAGCCATAGGAGGTACCACGGCCACAGTAAAATAATCCATTCAGATGCCTCacatttttctgctgctccagagaagcaggcacggagcaatggattcaaactacaagaaagaagattccacctaatcattaggaagaacttcttgacagtaagagctgttcggcagtggaatttgctaccgaggagtgtggtggagtctccttctttggaggtctttaagcagaggcttgacagccgtatgtcaagaatgcttcatagctgccaagttatcccttttttaaagggattttcccttatgctgaataggcttcctcgcgagaaaagggaaaacttggcagctatggaatgctttgatggtgtttcctgcttggcagggggttggactggatggcccttgtggtctcttccaactctatgattctatgattctgaaatGGAAGCTGAAAACATCCAATTCCAGCAAATTCCAAGgtgcaccttttaaaatgtggatatATATATGCTTACCACATAACTAGATTTCCTTGAGCCTGCTTCACTTCTATGgttcttccccttctctccaTATAAGCAAGGGAGAAGA
This window contains:
- the LOC118085133 gene encoding zona pellucida sperm-binding protein 4-like; the protein is MKHLLPKAYRETLSRSLALNLTQASPNCGPPDVLAYRQDRLPCATQPVSQGECEERGCCYTTEDHRVPCYYGNTVTTHCTPDGYFSIAVSRDVTLPSLILDSVHLVSGYGSGCVPVTKNGAFVLYKFPLSSCGTTFLGAGDQGIYANELVAHHDVKNWNTGSLMQDSTFRLHVSCRYSTGSFLPLMVQVFTLPPPLSVTQFGPLSLELRIATDQQYSKYYANGDYPVVKLLRDSVFLEVRILQRTDPDLVLVLHECWATPSTNPLQRPQWPILMNRCPYEGDNYQTRFILVGEISGLPFPSHYQRFVISTFSTASRQALTGPVYFHCSAAACVPSTVESCMAHCPRIRARRSLENQALQDTPRSLVMAEGPVDFQMEKEQDNVKQKGSYWSSPVLSKEWERALVVAVGAVFVALSLVGLRKYSKRTKM